From Verrucomicrobiota bacterium JB022, one genomic window encodes:
- a CDS encoding cytochrome c, protein MSHPISTRREPWQCWKVWVAVVGVALCLQIMLWIAVPPETSPLGRHDPKTGTYLTWARQGHGGGRLDLKALAASSGGDSQGGGGSMYYQLAALPEVVENGEAQYNMFCLSCHGGPATTGDAPSNLFDPVWHYGDGPDGVAHIIRKGYPDGGMPAWEAMIEPDVIDAIVAYLFSHQEKPAS, encoded by the coding sequence ATGTCCCACCCGATTTCCACCCGACGTGAACCTTGGCAGTGCTGGAAGGTATGGGTCGCCGTAGTCGGCGTCGCCCTCTGCCTCCAGATCATGCTCTGGATCGCCGTGCCGCCCGAGACGTCGCCGCTCGGTCGTCACGACCCGAAGACCGGCACCTACCTCACCTGGGCCCGACAGGGCCACGGGGGCGGTCGGCTCGACTTGAAGGCGCTGGCCGCTTCGTCTGGCGGGGATTCGCAGGGTGGGGGCGGCTCGATGTATTACCAACTCGCCGCCCTGCCCGAAGTCGTCGAAAACGGCGAGGCGCAGTACAACATGTTCTGCCTCTCCTGCCACGGCGGCCCGGCCACCACGGGTGACGCGCCCAGCAACCTCTTCGACCCGGTGTGGCACTATGGCGACGGCCCCGACGGGGTCGCCCACATCATCCGCAAGGGCTATCCCGACGGCGGCATGCCGGCCTGGGAAGCCATGATCGAGCCCGACGTGATCGACGCGATCGTGGCATACCTCTTCAGCCACCAGGAGAAGCCCGCTTCCTGA
- the amt gene encoding ammonium transporter, which translates to MSLASSLNTRAARVGVGLSLLLASPSLIAARYIDQKTYDEFLEVTLHNDSFFTISNAWILICTALVFIMHLGFASLEAGLTRRKNTINILYKNVFVITSGLILYALIGYRTMYPGTDFNGFMRLGFGLGANPDDYFDLMTPLYAEYTYWTDFLFQGMFAATAATIISGAVAERIKLGAFMILTIFMVGLAYPIAGSWTWQDGGWLNRQEFHDFAGSSVVHAFGGFAALACVLQLGPRLGKYSKDGIKPIIGHSMPMATMGAFLLWFGWFGFNGGSVLSAHPEMISLVLVNTCLGGAAGGLTCMIATQVIVKKPDLSMILNGMLAGLVSVTAGADYMMPYGAMAVGAVGGVLVVVAVVLLDKFKVDDPVGAVAVHGVCGSWGTIAVGFFGGANLLTQLLGTLSYSIFAFAFAFIVFFLIRITWGVRVAPEEEEEGLDLAEHGQEAYSLEG; encoded by the coding sequence ATGTCCCTCGCCTCTTCACTCAACACCCGTGCCGCCCGTGTCGGGGTGGGGCTGAGCCTCCTGCTCGCCTCGCCCTCGCTCATTGCCGCGCGCTATATCGACCAGAAGACCTACGACGAGTTTCTGGAAGTCACGCTGCACAACGATTCGTTCTTCACGATCAGCAACGCGTGGATTCTCATCTGCACCGCCCTGGTCTTTATCATGCACTTGGGCTTTGCCTCGCTCGAGGCCGGCCTCACGCGCAGGAAGAACACGATCAACATTCTCTACAAGAACGTGTTCGTAATCACCTCGGGCCTCATCCTCTACGCCCTCATCGGCTACCGCACGATGTACCCGGGCACGGATTTCAACGGCTTCATGCGGCTCGGCTTCGGCCTCGGCGCCAATCCGGACGACTACTTCGACCTGATGACGCCGCTCTACGCCGAATACACCTACTGGACCGATTTCCTCTTCCAGGGCATGTTTGCCGCCACCGCCGCCACCATCATCTCCGGTGCCGTGGCCGAGCGGATCAAGCTGGGTGCGTTCATGATCCTCACCATCTTCATGGTCGGCCTCGCCTATCCCATCGCGGGCTCGTGGACCTGGCAGGACGGCGGCTGGCTCAACCGTCAGGAGTTTCACGACTTTGCAGGCTCCAGCGTCGTCCACGCCTTCGGCGGCTTTGCCGCACTCGCCTGCGTGCTCCAGCTCGGGCCGCGCCTCGGCAAGTATAGCAAGGATGGCATCAAGCCGATCATCGGCCACAGCATGCCGATGGCAACGATGGGTGCATTCCTGCTCTGGTTTGGCTGGTTCGGGTTCAACGGCGGCTCCGTGCTCAGCGCCCACCCCGAGATGATCAGCCTCGTTCTGGTCAACACCTGCCTCGGCGGCGCGGCGGGCGGCCTCACCTGCATGATCGCGACGCAAGTGATCGTAAAGAAGCCCGACCTTTCGATGATCCTCAACGGCATGCTCGCGGGCCTCGTGAGCGTCACCGCCGGTGCCGACTACATGATGCCCTACGGCGCGATGGCCGTCGGCGCGGTGGGTGGTGTGCTCGTGGTCGTGGCGGTCGTCCTGCTCGACAAGTTCAAGGTCGACGACCCGGTGGGCGCGGTGGCCGTGCACGGGGTGTGCGGTAGCTGGGGTACGATTGCGGTCGGCTTCTTCGGAGGGGCCAACCTGCTCACGCAGCTGCTCGGCACCCTCAGCTACTCGATCTTCGCCTTCGCCTTTGCCTTTATCGTCTTCTTCCTCATCCGCATCACCTGGGGCGTGCGCGTCGCGCCGGAGGAAGAAGAAGAGGGCCTCGACCTCGCCGAACACGGCCAGGAAGCCTACTCCCTGGAGGGTTAA